In Candidatus Sulfurimonas marisnigri, a single genomic region encodes these proteins:
- a CDS encoding sensor histidine kinase: MIKFKTIQTKIISLSIATIVLFFGINFLLQLNEIEEYAFEMIESTNNIVNDLLVEHISAYVYNHDEVNIQLSIDSINSDYIKSIYILDKDGIIIAKNKSPNIVQEIHPMFETLLKKEHNSIRNTEQYIVMDIFSVLDVPIGYMVVEANLETYNNYIKRELFEFIIEGLLLISVFFIISYFVAKSIVSPIYDIVYKLSNTKDDDILMFPKQEQKEFQYLGVNIANKHNKLLESKSNLNTIFDMTTDGIAIIDKNTNFLFVNRAFGEITGYTKDSLLERSFIEFIPLDFKDEIIDIIRDVFYKGSHSSFENSCSVNHDKIIDAIISMNLMPDRKIIMLVLKDVTKENQYKKEKLEQERKFIEQTRMAQMGEMISMIAHQWRQPLSSISATSMNMMIKIQLGEYDLETKEGRDKCENSFIKQLNNIEHYTQSLTTTINDFRNFYKPNKLQVLSTLEDVVAKSLKIIEGSLTNDNIDIVYDYNFKEKIALYDSELMQVVLNILKNAQDNFKEKGIEKPLIKITTKDSSLIICDNGGGIPERIMKNIFDPYFSTKDEKNGTGLGLYMSKIIVNDHHKGALHVDNQEAIEGEGIGACFTIKLNLSSQSLEG; the protein is encoded by the coding sequence ATGATAAAGTTTAAAACTATACAGACTAAAATAATATCCCTCTCAATTGCTACTATTGTTTTGTTTTTTGGCATTAATTTTTTACTTCAACTCAATGAAATAGAGGAATATGCATTTGAAATGATTGAAAGCACTAATAATATTGTAAATGATTTACTTGTTGAACATATAAGTGCATATGTTTACAACCATGATGAAGTGAATATCCAACTTAGCATTGATTCAATTAATAGTGATTATATAAAATCCATCTATATTCTTGATAAAGACGGAATTATTATAGCAAAAAATAAATCTCCCAATATTGTTCAAGAAATACATCCTATGTTTGAGACACTTTTGAAAAAAGAGCACAATAGTATTAGGAATACAGAGCAATATATTGTAATGGATATCTTTTCTGTGTTGGATGTCCCAATCGGTTATATGGTTGTTGAAGCTAATTTAGAAACATATAATAATTATATAAAAAGAGAGTTATTTGAGTTTATTATTGAAGGGTTGTTGTTAATTAGTGTCTTTTTTATTATTTCGTATTTTGTAGCAAAATCTATAGTCTCACCAATATATGATATTGTTTATAAACTGAGTAATACAAAAGATGATGATATCTTGATGTTTCCCAAGCAAGAGCAAAAAGAGTTTCAGTACTTAGGAGTAAATATTGCTAATAAACACAATAAACTCCTTGAGTCAAAATCGAATTTAAACACAATTTTTGATATGACTACAGATGGAATTGCTATAATTGATAAAAATACAAATTTTCTTTTTGTAAACAGAGCCTTTGGTGAAATTACGGGATATACCAAAGATAGTCTCTTGGAGAGATCTTTTATTGAGTTTATACCCCTAGATTTTAAAGATGAAATAATAGATATTATTAGAGATGTGTTTTATAAAGGCTCACACTCTAGTTTTGAAAATAGTTGTAGTGTTAATCACGACAAGATTATTGATGCAATTATTAGTATGAATCTTATGCCTGACAGAAAAATAATTATGCTTGTTTTAAAGGATGTGACCAAAGAAAACCAATACAAAAAAGAGAAGCTAGAGCAAGAGCGTAAGTTTATAGAGCAGACAAGAATGGCTCAAATGGGAGAAATGATAAGCATGATTGCCCATCAGTGGAGGCAGCCGCTCTCTTCAATTTCAGCAACATCAATGAATATGATGATAAAAATTCAACTTGGAGAGTATGACTTAGAGACAAAAGAGGGGAGAGATAAGTGTGAAAATTCCTTTATCAAGCAGCTTAATAATATTGAACACTATACACAAAGTCTAACTACGACAATAAATGATTTCAGGAATTTCTATAAACCAAATAAGTTACAAGTACTTAGCACATTAGAGGATGTAGTTGCAAAATCTCTAAAAATCATTGAGGGATCACTTACTAATGATAATATTGATATAGTTTATGATTACAATTTTAAAGAAAAAATAGCACTTTATGATAGTGAATTGATGCAGGTTGTTCTCAATATATTGAAAAATGCTCAAGATAACTTTAAAGAAAAAGGGATTGAAAAACCACTGATTAAAATAACTACAAAAGATAGCAGCTTAATCATATGCGACAATGGCGGCGGAATACCTGAGAGAATTATGAAAAATATATTTGACCCATACTTTTCAACAAAAGATGAAAAAAATGGAACAGGACTTGGGCTATATATGTCTAAAATAATTGTAAATGACCACCACAAAGGAGCTCTACATGTAGATAATCAAGAGGCTATAGAAGGAGAAGGTATCGGTGCCTGTTTTACTATAAAGCTTAATTTATCTTCACAATCGTTGGAAGGTTAG